From a single Ignavibacteria bacterium genomic region:
- a CDS encoding VWA domain-containing protein, which produces MLKFAYDLNLIFIVALVVTVPLFFFYYSAKKEIISGFFSGMDHDGLIENKIYNRELIRFGLFFVAGILLIFTLARPQVGSKVETVKQTGIDVFFLLDVSNSMAAEDLKPSRLEKAKNDIEIMLKKMAGDRIGMIIFAGQSYLQFPLTLDHSIGKLILGTIDITSVAQQGTDIAGAMEMAMKGFSSSKNKGKAVLIFSDGEDHEKGAEDAVKAAAGDGIRVFTVAIGSPNGAKIPIYSGETVTGFKVDGEGNEVVTKVNEEKLKKLASLGGGQFFRSDDNSEYLAKLYEDISNLEKSEFGAFKVVEYDEVFHWFLVPAILLLIAGFFIGDKKRN; this is translated from the coding sequence ATGCTAAAATTTGCCTATGACCTTAACCTGATTTTTATCGTGGCTCTTGTGGTTACAGTCCCCCTCTTTTTCTTCTACTACAGCGCGAAAAAAGAGATAATTTCAGGATTCTTTTCGGGGATGGATCATGACGGGCTTATCGAAAACAAGATCTATAACAGGGAATTGATCCGTTTTGGGCTCTTTTTTGTTGCCGGAATTCTGCTGATTTTTACACTTGCGAGACCGCAGGTCGGTTCCAAAGTTGAAACAGTGAAGCAGACCGGTATTGATGTCTTTTTCCTTCTTGATGTTTCGAACTCGATGGCAGCAGAGGATTTGAAACCAAGCCGGCTCGAAAAAGCCAAAAATGATATCGAGATTATGCTCAAAAAGATGGCGGGAGACAGAATCGGAATGATCATTTTTGCGGGCCAGAGTTACCTGCAATTCCCTCTGACTCTCGATCACTCAATCGGGAAGCTGATTCTCGGGACAATCGACATCACAAGTGTTGCACAACAGGGGACAGATATAGCCGGTGCCATGGAGATGGCGATGAAAGGCTTTTCCTCCTCGAAAAACAAGGGTAAGGCAGTGCTAATCTTTTCCGATGGTGAAGATCATGAAAAAGGTGCCGAGGATGCCGTGAAAGCAGCGGCCGGTGACGGAATCAGGGTATTTACAGTGGCAATCGGTTCTCCCAATGGAGCAAAAATTCCCATCTATTCTGGTGAAACCGTGACAGGGTTCAAAGTGGATGGTGAAGGAAATGAAGTTGTCACGAAAGTAAATGAGGAGAAATTGAAAAAACTTGCCTCGCTTGGGGGCGGTCAATTTTTCAGAAGTGATGACAATTCCGAGTACCTGGCAAAGTTATACGAGGATATCAGCAATCTTGAGAAATCGGAATTTGGTGCCTTCAAAGTGGTTGAATATGATGAAGTTTTTCACTGGTTTCTGGTACCGGCAATTCTCCTGCTGATCGCCGGATTCTTCATCGGTGACAAAAAAAGAAATTAA
- a CDS encoding tetratricopeptide repeat protein — MRIIILLFFMALPLIAQSLKGTNNEGVDKYEGGKFDEAIGLFKKGTELDNKSAIPDFNLGAGYYKKGNYKESVQSFQNALGKSSDPDFQSKAWYNMGNAHLKAGDYQAAVEAYKNSLKLDPNDADAKYNLSYSLKKLKQKQEEEKKKQDEKKKDDKKDDKKEDKKKDQPKQDDKKEDKKKDDQNKNNQNKNEDKKDNKDKKDQQQPKNPRPDKNLSKEDAEKILNALKDKERDVRKNKKNQQLRGFGREKDW; from the coding sequence ATGAGAATAATTATTTTGCTGTTTTTTATGGCTCTCCCGTTGATTGCCCAATCGTTGAAAGGCACCAATAATGAAGGTGTGGACAAGTACGAGGGGGGCAAATTCGATGAGGCAATTGGTTTGTTTAAAAAAGGAACCGAACTTGATAATAAATCTGCAATTCCTGATTTTAATCTTGGTGCAGGATATTACAAAAAAGGGAACTACAAAGAGTCGGTTCAGTCGTTTCAGAACGCTTTGGGTAAGAGCAGTGATCCCGATTTTCAGTCGAAAGCATGGTACAACATGGGGAATGCCCACCTGAAGGCAGGAGATTATCAGGCTGCGGTTGAAGCCTATAAAAATTCATTAAAACTTGATCCGAACGATGCCGATGCCAAATACAATCTCTCCTACTCACTCAAAAAACTGAAACAAAAACAGGAAGAAGAGAAAAAGAAACAGGACGAAAAGAAGAAAGACGACAAAAAGGACGATAAGAAAGAGGATAAGAAGAAGGATCAGCCAAAGCAGGACGATAAAAAAGAGGACAAGAAAAAAGACGATCAGAATAAAAACAACCAGAACAAAAACGAAGATAAAAAAGACAACAAAGACAAAAAAGATCAGCAGCAGCCCAAAAATCCAAGGCCTGACAAGAACCTGAGCAAGGAAGACGCGGAAAAGATATTGAATGCCCTTAAGGACAAGGAACGGGATGTCAGGAAGAATAAGAAAAATCAGCAATTAAGAGGATTCGGAAGGGAAAAAGATTGGTAA
- a CDS encoding DUF58 domain-containing protein encodes MDTKEILKKVRRVELKTRGVVNDLFSGEYHSVFKGRGMTFSEVREYSVGDDVRNIDWNVSARFAHPFVKVFEEERELTVMLLVDMSGSQQFGTRKQTKQELAAELSAIFAFSALKNNDKTGLILFTDKVEKFIPPKKSRSHPLRIIREVINAVPEGKGTNIKAALEYLNSMITKRAIVFLISDFQDRGYDTIFKTVAKKHDLVSVVLEDDREIALPKIGLVDFVDPETGERTTINTSSMEFRKYFFEKWHADREYRENLMKACKVDRIEIKTGQSYVKPLTAFFKLREKRW; translated from the coding sequence TTGGACACCAAAGAGATACTTAAAAAAGTTCGCCGTGTTGAACTGAAGACCAGAGGCGTGGTTAACGACCTCTTCTCGGGTGAATATCATTCGGTATTCAAAGGGAGGGGTATGACATTCTCGGAGGTCAGGGAATATTCGGTCGGCGACGATGTTCGAAACATTGACTGGAATGTAAGTGCCCGCTTCGCTCATCCTTTTGTAAAAGTGTTTGAAGAGGAACGGGAGCTTACGGTAATGCTTCTGGTTGACATGAGCGGTTCGCAACAATTCGGAACGAGAAAACAGACGAAGCAGGAACTTGCCGCTGAACTCTCGGCAATATTCGCGTTCAGTGCCCTGAAAAACAATGACAAGACGGGACTCATTTTGTTCACCGACAAAGTCGAAAAGTTTATCCCCCCGAAAAAGAGCCGTTCACATCCCCTAAGGATTATCCGTGAAGTGATCAATGCCGTCCCCGAGGGAAAAGGGACCAACATAAAAGCAGCCCTCGAGTATCTTAACAGCATGATTACTAAAAGGGCAATTGTCTTTTTAATTTCCGATTTTCAGGACAGGGGATATGATACCATATTTAAGACTGTAGCGAAGAAGCATGATCTTGTGTCGGTGGTTTTGGAAGATGACAGGGAAATCGCACTTCCTAAAATCGGACTTGTGGATTTTGTTGATCCCGAGACGGGGGAAAGAACCACAATCAACACCTCCTCAATGGAGTTTCGGAAATACTTTTTTGAGAAATGGCACGCTGACAGGGAATACCGAGAGAACCTGATGAAAGCCTGTAAAGTTGACCGGATTGAGATTAAGACGGGACAGAGTTATGTAAAACCGTTGACGGCGTTTTTCAAATTAAGGGAAAAAAGGTGGTAG
- a CDS encoding BMC domain-containing protein, producing MIKKNSLGLIELSSIASGMHAADIMLKTADVELVISRTICSGKYMSIIGGDVAAVRSSVETAIDTIGFGVIDYFIIPNVHPDVFPALAGHSNVDLLQALGILESFSVASLIEAADAAVKAAKVRLIEIRLAMALGGKAFCTITGEVAAVQAAVDAGAQVIQEKGLLVNKIVIPQPRQELLREMI from the coding sequence ATGATCAAGAAAAATTCGTTAGGACTAATAGAATTAAGCAGTATTGCCTCGGGGATGCACGCAGCGGATATCATGCTGAAGACTGCTGATGTTGAGCTCGTTATCTCGCGTACGATCTGTTCAGGTAAATACATGAGCATTATCGGCGGGGATGTGGCGGCAGTGAGATCATCCGTTGAGACCGCGATTGACACAATAGGATTTGGAGTGATAGACTACTTCATCATTCCGAATGTCCATCCCGATGTCTTTCCGGCACTTGCAGGTCATTCCAATGTTGATTTGCTGCAGGCACTCGGCATACTCGAAAGCTTTTCGGTCGCCTCATTAATTGAAGCCGCAGATGCCGCCGTAAAAGCTGCAAAAGTGAGACTGATTGAGATTCGTCTCGCGATGGCTCTTGGTGGTAAAGCGTTTTGCACCATTACAGGTGAAGTGGCGGCTGTTCAGGCTGCAGTTGATGCCGGGGCTCAGGTTATACAGGAGAAAGGATTACTGGTTAACAAAATTGTGATTCCGCAACCCCGTCAGGAACTGTTGCGTGAAATGATCTGA
- a CDS encoding AAA family ATPase: protein MDIAELNERIKSESWFIDEMLQEMHKVVIGQSEMLERLLIGLFANGHILLEGVPGLAKTLAIKTLASVMDAKFQRIQFTPDLLPADLTGTQIYNQKEGNFTIRKGPVFSNFILADEINRAPAKVQSALLEAMQERQVTIGETTFKLEEPFLVLATQNPIEQEGTYPLPEAQVDRFMLKIKITYPSREEELVIMRQNLYQDTIGLNKVVTKEQIMKGRQLLKEVYLDEKIEKYILDIVFATRNPGQFRLEKLKDLIGYGASPRATINLSLAARGMALLRRRGYVIPDDVRSIAMDVLRHRISVSYEAEAEEITSEFIIKEILNKIEVP from the coding sequence ATGGATATCGCCGAATTAAATGAACGGATAAAAAGCGAGAGCTGGTTTATCGATGAAATGTTGCAGGAGATGCACAAAGTTGTAATCGGGCAGTCTGAAATGCTCGAAAGGTTGTTGATCGGCTTGTTTGCAAACGGGCACATTCTACTCGAGGGGGTTCCCGGACTGGCTAAAACTCTTGCCATCAAAACCCTCGCATCTGTTATGGATGCAAAGTTTCAGAGGATACAATTCACTCCCGACCTCCTTCCTGCCGACTTGACAGGTACTCAGATTTACAATCAGAAAGAGGGGAACTTCACGATAAGGAAAGGTCCCGTCTTTTCAAATTTCATACTTGCTGATGAGATCAACAGAGCCCCTGCAAAAGTTCAAAGTGCGCTACTCGAGGCTATGCAGGAGAGACAGGTAACAATTGGTGAAACCACCTTCAAACTCGAAGAGCCGTTTCTCGTTCTTGCCACTCAGAATCCAATCGAACAGGAAGGTACCTATCCGCTTCCCGAAGCACAGGTTGACAGATTCATGCTTAAAATAAAGATTACCTACCCCTCCAGAGAAGAGGAACTGGTGATCATGAGGCAAAATCTGTATCAGGATACCATAGGTTTGAATAAAGTGGTGACCAAAGAACAGATTATGAAAGGGCGACAGCTCCTTAAGGAAGTTTATCTCGATGAAAAGATTGAAAAATATATTCTTGATATCGTTTTTGCCACTAGAAATCCGGGACAGTTCCGGCTCGAAAAACTGAAAGACCTCATCGGGTATGGTGCCTCACCAAGAGCCACCATCAACCTCTCTCTTGCTGCCAGAGGCATGGCACTCCTCAGGAGGAGAGGATATGTAATACCCGATGATGTCAGATCGATCGCTATGGATGTTTTGAGACACAGAATTTCGGTGAGCTACGAGGCTGAAGCGGAAGAAATCACATCCGAGTTCATCATCAAAGAGATATTGAACAAAATTGAAGTACCTTGA
- a CDS encoding aldehyde dehydrogenase family protein: MSTTVSYNSATGEKIGETPLNTVEELKEAVARAKSAQIKWGSFSFDKRRDCLLKMRDYISANADRFSETIAKDAGKTTFDALSTEVMPSVLAVNYYAKNAKRILKRKRLKPGNILLSNKISYIDRVPYGVIGIISPWNYPFGIPVHEVAMALIAGNGVVLKAASQTQEVAKLIEESVNASGLPDGLFRLLNIPGNIAGDAFIESGIDKLFFTGSVPVGKKLMKKASEKLLPISLELGGNDAMIVLEDADIYRAAAGALWAGLSNSGQSCAGVERIYVHEKIYTNFVDELKRQGAALRQGPGTSFDVEIGAMTTVNQLKTVESHLEDAISKGGIATPLGSVKGDISKGQFHTPYLVENVSGDMIMMQEETFGPLLGIQKFSTHDEAVALANNSNLGLTASVWTTDRKKGHALASRLEAGTVTINDHLMSHGLAETPWGGFKESGYGRTHGSVGLEAMTQPRCVVDDILPGVKRNMWWYPHGKKVYDGLKGGLELLYGDSIPVRFNGAINLVKTFFRTFTENK, translated from the coding sequence ATGAGCACTACCGTTTCTTATAATTCTGCAACAGGAGAAAAAATCGGGGAGACACCTCTTAACACCGTAGAGGAACTGAAGGAGGCTGTAGCGAGGGCAAAATCAGCTCAGATCAAGTGGGGATCATTCTCCTTCGATAAAAGAAGGGATTGTCTCCTTAAAATGAGGGATTATATCTCCGCAAATGCCGACAGATTCTCGGAAACCATAGCAAAGGATGCGGGAAAAACCACCTTCGATGCTCTTTCCACGGAGGTGATGCCTTCGGTGCTTGCGGTTAACTATTATGCAAAAAATGCAAAAAGAATTTTAAAACGGAAAAGACTTAAACCGGGAAACATCCTTCTCTCCAACAAAATTTCATATATAGATCGTGTACCTTACGGGGTGATAGGGATTATAAGTCCGTGGAACTACCCCTTCGGGATTCCCGTTCATGAAGTGGCAATGGCATTAATAGCAGGGAATGGAGTGGTTCTTAAAGCTGCGTCCCAGACACAGGAAGTTGCGAAGCTGATTGAAGAATCGGTTAATGCTTCTGGTTTGCCCGACGGATTGTTCAGACTGCTGAATATTCCTGGAAATATAGCCGGTGATGCATTTATCGAATCGGGGATAGACAAACTTTTCTTCACGGGTTCCGTTCCTGTCGGCAAAAAACTGATGAAAAAGGCATCCGAAAAGCTCCTTCCGATCTCCCTTGAGCTTGGCGGAAATGATGCAATGATAGTTCTTGAAGATGCCGACATATACCGCGCTGCTGCGGGTGCACTTTGGGCGGGATTGAGTAACTCGGGACAATCGTGTGCAGGTGTTGAACGAATCTATGTCCACGAAAAAATTTACACAAATTTCGTCGATGAACTTAAAAGACAGGGAGCGGCACTTCGGCAGGGACCCGGCACCTCCTTCGATGTTGAAATTGGTGCGATGACAACCGTGAATCAGTTGAAAACTGTTGAATCCCATCTCGAGGATGCAATTTCAAAAGGGGGAATTGCCACACCTCTCGGTTCCGTGAAAGGCGATATCTCAAAAGGTCAGTTCCACACTCCTTACCTGGTGGAAAATGTATCAGGTGATATGATTATGATGCAGGAGGAGACTTTCGGACCTCTGCTCGGGATACAGAAATTTTCGACACACGATGAGGCAGTGGCTCTCGCCAATAATTCAAATCTTGGTCTCACTGCATCCGTTTGGACAACCGACCGTAAGAAGGGGCATGCACTTGCCTCACGGTTGGAAGCAGGTACCGTAACCATTAACGACCATTTGATGTCTCACGGCCTTGCGGAAACCCCCTGGGGCGGATTCAAGGAATCGGGTTATGGAAGAACCCACGGGTCTGTTGGTCTCGAAGCCATGACACAGCCAAGGTGTGTAGTGGATGACATTCTGCCCGGTGTAAAAAGGAACATGTGGTGGTATCCTCACGGGAAAAAGGTTTATGACGGACTAAAAGGAGGATTGGAACTTCTCTATGGAGATTCAATCCCTGTAAGATTTAATGGTGCAATAAACCTTGTTAAAACATTTTTCAGAACATTTACAGAAAACAAATAA
- a CDS encoding Rrf2 family transcriptional regulator, with translation MKFSSQEEYGLRLLLRIAKHSDTLGMTIPELAEAEGLGSANVAKLLRALRLGGYIESLRGQRGGYRLSRHPSSILVADVMNDLGGRLFDHTFCTHHSGIDAACTHEINCSVRSLWSVIQSVVDAVLLQTTLQDLMTNEQSLHQKLSPIAHDSISAFQAVKQLKKEL, from the coding sequence ATGAAGTTTAGCTCACAGGAAGAATACGGCTTACGGCTTTTGCTTCGTATTGCAAAGCACTCTGACACTTTAGGCATGACCATACCTGAGCTTGCAGAAGCCGAGGGGTTGGGAAGTGCAAATGTGGCAAAGCTTCTCAGGGCTCTTCGTCTTGGTGGTTACATTGAATCTCTAAGAGGGCAGCGGGGGGGTTACAGGCTCTCCCGTCATCCCTCATCCATCCTTGTGGCAGATGTCATGAACGATCTTGGTGGCAGGCTTTTCGACCACACCTTTTGCACCCATCACTCCGGTATCGATGCCGCTTGCACACACGAAATCAACTGTTCCGTCCGTTCCCTCTGGTCTGTCATCCAATCCGTAGTCGACGCCGTTCTCCTCCAAACCACCCTCCAGGACCTCATGACAAACGAACAATCACTCCACCAAAAACTCTCTCCCATCGCTCATGACTCCATCTCCGCATTCCAAGCCGTCAAACAACTCAAAAAAGAACTGTGA
- a CDS encoding SDR family oxidoreductase: MKELSRATAVVTGGAMGIGLATVKRLLAEGVTVTIWDLNPASIENAKKELDGKGKVFYHECDVCDKNRVYALAETAFKEMGSVDILVNNAGFVRSGYFHERPDEEWEKTIDVNLTSFIYTTKAFLPAMYENDRGHVVNISSAAGTIGVPGLAMYAATKWAVWGLTESLRFEAQNLGKKGVKFSSIHPSYIRTGMFEGAKIPFPGGLIVPLLKSHDVIAKAIVESAIKKGRNSPKRPYTVHLTPRMRLMPDSWFQWTLRFLKVTDSMNTFKGREK, encoded by the coding sequence ATGAAAGAGTTATCGAGAGCTACTGCTGTAGTTACGGGTGGTGCCATGGGAATTGGCCTGGCTACCGTAAAAAGACTTCTTGCCGAAGGTGTAACGGTGACCATCTGGGATCTGAACCCCGCCTCAATAGAGAATGCGAAAAAAGAACTTGATGGGAAGGGGAAAGTCTTCTACCATGAATGTGATGTTTGTGATAAAAATCGTGTGTATGCTCTGGCTGAAACCGCTTTTAAGGAGATGGGAAGTGTGGATATTCTCGTGAACAATGCAGGTTTCGTAAGAAGCGGCTACTTCCATGAAAGACCCGATGAAGAGTGGGAAAAGACAATAGATGTGAACCTCACAAGCTTTATTTACACTACGAAAGCTTTTCTTCCTGCTATGTATGAGAATGACAGGGGGCATGTGGTTAATATTTCATCCGCTGCAGGAACAATCGGCGTTCCGGGGCTTGCAATGTATGCAGCTACAAAATGGGCTGTTTGGGGACTGACGGAATCACTTCGATTTGAGGCTCAGAACCTTGGAAAGAAAGGAGTCAAATTTTCATCGATCCATCCTTCCTATATAAGGACGGGAATGTTTGAGGGGGCAAAAATTCCTTTCCCGGGAGGATTGATTGTACCTTTGTTGAAGAGCCATGATGTAATCGCCAAGGCAATTGTGGAATCGGCGATAAAAAAGGGGAGGAATTCACCCAAACGACCATATACAGTTCATCTTACGCCGAGAATGAGGCTGATGCCTGACTCATGGTTCCAGTGGACTCTTCGATTCCTCAAAGTCACAGACAGCATGAACACCTTTAAAGGGAGAGAAAAATGA
- a CDS encoding 4Fe-4S dicluster domain-containing protein codes for MDLSSLIKNAGVVGAGGAGFPTHVKSGSKVEFVLANGAECEPLLHKDYELMLLKAEEMIEGMALMIKATGAKKGYFGIKSKNAAAIEVVKSKIGNHPIEITELGDFYPSGDEYELVYTATGRLIPAGGIPLNVGCVVNNVETLMNIKHAAEEKPVTEKFICVAGAVKKPSSFFVPVGTSAREVIELAGGSSESEYAVFNGGLMMGKLMDNLDEPVTKTTGGFIVLPKKHHLVFRMSQPESSWHRIGKSACDQCSYCTEFCPRYLLGYDVQPHKVMRSLGFTSSGAGYWNQMAELCCSCGLCTLYACPEELFPKEACDQSKRNMRIEGVKYVQKHPVKVHPMKEGRRVPLKMLMKKLKVQDLAADTPFINVNHQPSEVKIKLKQAVGDASLPVVGLRDRVAKGDLVAQIPEGKLGSNIHASISGTVVDVNNDFIRIINN; via the coding sequence ATGGATTTATCGAGTCTGATAAAAAATGCCGGAGTTGTCGGTGCGGGCGGTGCGGGATTTCCGACACATGTGAAATCCGGTTCAAAAGTGGAATTTGTACTGGCAAACGGTGCCGAATGTGAACCCCTTCTCCACAAAGATTATGAACTGATGCTGTTGAAGGCAGAGGAGATGATTGAGGGGATGGCTCTAATGATCAAAGCCACGGGTGCAAAAAAAGGATACTTTGGCATCAAATCAAAAAATGCTGCCGCCATTGAAGTTGTGAAATCAAAAATCGGAAATCACCCGATAGAAATCACCGAACTCGGCGACTTTTATCCCTCGGGAGATGAATACGAGCTGGTTTATACAGCGACGGGAAGATTGATTCCGGCTGGCGGAATCCCATTGAATGTCGGTTGTGTGGTCAACAATGTTGAGACCCTTATGAATATTAAACACGCCGCTGAAGAAAAACCCGTTACGGAAAAGTTTATATGTGTAGCGGGTGCGGTTAAAAAACCATCCAGTTTCTTTGTCCCTGTCGGTACATCTGCAAGGGAAGTGATAGAGCTTGCAGGTGGTAGCAGCGAGAGTGAATATGCAGTATTCAACGGCGGTTTGATGATGGGAAAACTGATGGACAATCTTGATGAACCCGTAACAAAAACAACGGGCGGTTTCATAGTTTTACCAAAAAAGCACCACCTCGTATTCAGGATGAGTCAGCCCGAATCGAGCTGGCACAGGATAGGGAAATCAGCCTGTGACCAGTGCAGCTACTGCACCGAATTTTGTCCGAGATATCTGTTAGGTTATGATGTTCAGCCGCACAAGGTGATGAGGTCGCTTGGCTTCACTTCCTCTGGAGCCGGTTACTGGAATCAGATGGCAGAGCTTTGTTGTTCATGCGGATTATGTACCCTTTATGCATGTCCCGAAGAACTGTTCCCAAAGGAAGCATGCGATCAGTCGAAGCGAAACATGCGGATTGAGGGGGTAAAATATGTGCAGAAGCATCCGGTTAAAGTGCATCCGATGAAGGAGGGAAGAAGAGTCCCCCTGAAGATGTTGATGAAAAAACTCAAGGTGCAGGATCTTGCGGCCGATACCCCATTTATTAATGTGAACCACCAGCCGAGTGAAGTAAAAATAAAACTTAAACAGGCTGTGGGTGATGCATCACTTCCCGTTGTGGGATTGCGTGACAGAGTGGCAAAAGGGGACTTAGTGGCACAAATTCCGGAAGGAAAACTCGGTTCCAACATCCATGCCTCCATTTCAGGTACCGTGGTTGATGTAAACAACGATTTTATAAGAATTATTAACAATTAG
- a CDS encoding VWA domain-containing protein has product MFNGAGFAYPFVLLLLLVIPFILWYLKKKGEGRAAIQYSKAGEAAKFKDIRSRLSDLPKYLDIAALALLIIALARPQTELSEESVYAEGIDICVVLDVSGSMLAKDFEPNRLEAAKVITREFISGRDNDRIGLVIFAKEAFTQCPLTVDHNAVVSLLDEIQSGFLEDGTAIGNALASGVNRLKDSESKSKVIILLTDGVNNAGEIDPNSAAEIAGQFGVRVYTVGVGTMGEAPYDIPGPFGMQRQMVPVEIDEPLLQKIASGTGGKYFRATDNQKLESIYQEIDRLERTRIEVSSFKRKSEKFIFFASAGLIMLLLSRLLGFTWLRRLP; this is encoded by the coding sequence ATGTTTAACGGTGCCGGTTTTGCTTATCCATTTGTTTTGCTCCTTCTGCTCGTAATCCCTTTTATTCTTTGGTACTTAAAGAAAAAGGGGGAAGGACGGGCGGCAATTCAATATTCCAAGGCGGGGGAGGCTGCAAAATTTAAGGATATTCGTTCCCGCTTGAGTGACCTGCCAAAATATCTTGATATTGCGGCACTTGCCCTGTTGATAATAGCTCTGGCAAGACCTCAGACTGAACTTTCGGAGGAGAGTGTATATGCTGAGGGGATCGATATCTGTGTGGTACTCGATGTGTCGGGAAGCATGCTCGCAAAAGATTTCGAACCGAACCGGCTTGAGGCTGCGAAAGTGATTACGAGGGAGTTTATATCGGGGAGGGATAACGACCGCATCGGTCTGGTTATTTTTGCGAAGGAAGCCTTTACCCAGTGCCCTCTTACAGTCGATCATAACGCTGTGGTCTCGTTGCTTGATGAAATTCAGAGCGGATTTCTTGAGGATGGTACAGCAATCGGGAATGCCCTTGCAAGCGGTGTAAACCGGTTGAAAGACTCTGAAAGCAAGAGCAAGGTGATAATTCTCCTGACTGACGGCGTCAATAATGCGGGTGAAATAGACCCGAACTCGGCTGCGGAGATTGCCGGTCAATTCGGAGTGAGAGTTTATACTGTCGGAGTCGGAACGATGGGTGAAGCTCCGTATGATATTCCCGGACCTTTCGGGATGCAGAGGCAGATGGTGCCCGTTGAGATTGATGAACCACTCCTTCAGAAGATTGCTTCGGGAACGGGTGGAAAATATTTCCGTGCTACAGACAATCAGAAACTTGAGAGCATTTATCAGGAAATTGACAGACTGGAGAGAACCAGAATAGAGGTTAGTTCGTTTAAAAGGAAGTCGGAAAAATTTATTTTCTTTGCTTCAGCAGGTTTGATAATGTTGCTGTTGTCAAGATTGCTCGGATTTACCTGGTTGAGGAGGCTACCGTAA